The genome window CGGTCACACCGGCTGCCTCGAGCTTCTGTCGCAGACGGCCGATCGTCACGTCGAGCGTCTTCGTCGAGCCGTACCAGTTCTTGTCCCAGGCCTCGGCCATCAACCGGTCGCGCGAGACCACCTTGTCGCGCTGTCCGGCGAGCACGGCCAGGACGTCGAACTCCTTGCCCGTCAGTGAGACCTCGAGGTCGCCGGCATGGACCCTGCGCGCGGGCACGTCGATCCGCAGTGCGCCCTCGGGGAGGCCGGCGCCGGAGGCATGGGAGGCGGTGCGACGCAGCAGCGCTCGGACGCGTGCCTGCAGCTCGGCGAGGCCGAACGGCTTGGAGAGGTAGTCGTCCGCGCCGTAGTCCAGGCCCACGACCCGGTCGAGCTCACCGGCCCTGGCGGTGACGATCATGATGGCGCCGTCGTACCCGCTCTCGCGTGCACTCCGGCAGACGTCGAGCCCGTCCATGTCGGGGAGGCCGAGGTCGAGGATGAGCACGTCGGTCGGGCGCGAGGTGAGCTCCTCGAGAGCGCTGCCGCCGGTGTCGACCCAGCGGACGGCATAGCCCTCACGCTCCAAGGTGCGGACGAGCGGGAAGGCGATGTCTTCCTCGTCCTCGACGATGAGGACCGTGTGAGCCATGGACGGAATCGTAGGCGAACCGGCGCCCCGACCCGCGCGTCCGGTGGGGAGGTCAGAAGTCGGACAGGTGGTCGTCCAGGCGCGACAACGCCGTGCTGATCGTGGGTTGCTCGATGGCCAGCGGGTCCTCGGCCCCCTCCTCGACCTCGTCCCAGGTCAGCGGCGCGGCAACCGTCGGACGGTCACGGCCGCGGAGCGACCACGGCGCCACAGTGGTCTTCGCCGGGTTGTTCTGTGACCAGTCCAGGAAGACCTTGCCGCCGCGCTTCTCCTTCGTCATCGAGGAGATCACCCGATTCGGGTACGCCGACTGCAACTGCTCCGCGATCTGCCGGGCGACCCCCGACGGATCCGGGACGGGTGCCGGCAGCGGGATGTAGAGATGCAGACCCTTGCTGCCACTGGCGACCGGGTGCAGCGCGAGGCCGAGCCCGGTGACGAGCTCACGGACGAGCAGTGCGACCTGGCACGCCTCCGGCAACCCGGCCGGCTCGCCGGGGTCGAGGTCGATCACGATCCGGTCGGCAGGAAGCGGATCGCCCTCCGGCGTCACACGCCACTGGTGCACGTGCAGCTCGAGCGCCGCGGTGTTGGCGAGCCACGTGAGGGTCGCGAGGTCCTCACAGACGGGGAAGACGTTGCTCCGCACCCGCACCCGACGGATCCACGACGGCGCCCCGCTCGGGATGTTCTTCTCGAAGAAGCTCGACGACCCGACGCCGTCGGGCCACCGCACCCGCGTCACCGCGCGCCCATGCAGCTGCGGGAGCAGCACCGGCGCGGCCCTCGCGTAGTAGTCGAGCACCTCCCCCTTGGTCGTGCTCGTGCGCGGGTAGAGGACCTTGTCGAGGTTGCTCAGGGTGAGGGCGCGGCCCTCTACGTCGACGCGCATGACGCCCATCGTTCCCGATGAGGGGGCAGGATGGGGGCATGCGAGCGATCTGGAAGGGCGCGGTCTCCTTCGGTCTGGTCACGGTCCCGGTGAAGCTCTACTCGGCGACCGAGTCCCACGACGTGTCCTTCCGGCAGGTCCACGCGAAGGACGGCGGCCGGATCAAGTACCAGCGCGTCTGCGCCCTCGACGGCGAGGAGGTGGCCTACGCCGACATCGCGAAGGGCTACGAGACCGAGGACGGCGAGATGGTGATCCTCACCGAGTCCGACCTCGCCTCGCTCCCTTCCACGTCGAGCCGCGAGATCGCCGTACAGCGGTTCGTGCCCCGTGACCAGGTCGACCCGCTCCTCTTCGAGAAGTCCTACTACCTCGAGCCCGATGCCAACGCGCTCAAGTCCTACGGCCTGCTGCGCGAGGCGCTGCGCGACACCGATCGGGTCGCCGTCGTCACGATCGCCCTGCGCCAGCGCACCTCGATCGCACTGCTCCGCGTGGTCGACGACGTCATCGTGCTGCAGACGCTGATCTGGCCCGACGAGGTCCGCAACCCCGACTTCAACCTCTCTCTCGAGGGTGTGGAGGTGAAGGAGGCCGAGGCGAAGATGGCCCACGTCCTCGTCGAGACCCTGTCGGGCGACTTCGAGCCTGGGGAGTTCGAGGACGACTACGCCGCCGCCGTACGCGAACTCGTGGAGACCAAGATCGAGGGCGGCGAGATCACGCGGCCCGAGGTCGCCGCCGAGTCGAGTGGTGAGGTCGTCGACCTGCTCGCGGCGCTGCAGAAGTCCGTCGCCGCCGCCAAGGCGCAACGCGGCGAGGCCGCCGCCGGCTGACCTCCGGCGGAACACCACGACCCACCCGGCATGATGACTCCATGCCGACCTCCCTGTCCCACTCGTGGACGTACGCCGCGCCCGTCGCAGACGTCCGGGCGATGCTCTTCGATCCGGCCTTCCGCGAGGCGGTGTGCGACGCACAGCATGCCGTCTCCCGCACGGTCGGCATCAACGGCGACTCGATCCGCGTCGACTACGCCCAGGCGACCGCGAAGCTGCCCGGCTTCGCCAAGAAGCTGGTCGGCGAGACGATCACGATCGGTCAGCGTGAGGGGTGGAAGGGCGACGAGGCGGTCGTCGAGATCCTCGTCCCCGGCAAGCCGGGGAGCGCCGCCGGCCGGCTCACGCTGACGCCGGAGGGTGAGGGAACGAGGCAGAGCGTCGACCTCCAGGTCGTCGCGAAGGTCCCTCTCGTCGGGGGCAAGGTCGAGGCGATGATCCGCGACCTGTTGGTCAAGGCGTGGACGAAGGAGAGCCAGGTCGGTCGGGAGTGGCTGGCGCGCTGAGCGTCTCCTCCCGCGTGGCCTCGGCCTCGGCCAGGTCCTGTCGACGCCGCAGCGCGATCACCACGATCAGCACGAGGAACGGCCCGAAGGCCAGCCCGAACGTCAGCACCTTCTCGTACGGGTGCAGCGCGCCCAGGTGCATCGGAACGAGGGCGACGAGCGGGACGAGCAGTGCGGACACGCGGTCAGAGTAGTTCGGGGATCTCCGGGATCGCGAACCAGCCGAGGTCGTCGTCCGGGTCGTCGTCGGGCCCGCGGTCCTCGGTGTCTGCGTGGACGGCAGCCCAGCGCTGAAGGGGAACATCCCCGACGGCATCGTCGAGCACGACGACGACACGTCGCCCACCCCGCCCCGAGAGCGCGGTCGAGGCATCGGCCGCCGACATCAGCGCGGCGTACTCCCCCTCCTCGCTGTCGTCCGGCGCCTGATAGGCCTCGTCCAGCGCAGACGAGGGCAGCGAGCCGGCGGCGTACCACTCGCGGAGCAGCTCGAGCGTGGCAGGCAGATAGAGCCTCATCCCTCCTCCGGATCGGTCGGCTTGGGTCGGCGACCGCGCGGTGCGCGCTGCCGCGTGCCGGAAGCGGTGTCGACGAGCTCGTCGATCGCGTCGGCGAAGCACTGGCCGAGGATCTCGGCGTCCGGGATCAGGTCGCGGTCGGTGTTGATCCCGAAGAAGACGGTGCCGTCGTACGACGTCACCCCGATCGCCAACGCATGGCCCGGTGTCAACGGCGGGACCGGGAAGGTGGCCACCATCCGCGCGCCCGCGGCGTAGCGCGGGGACTGCGGCCCCGGCACGTTGGTGACGACGAGGTTGTAGGACTCACCGGGCCGTGAGGCCGCGGCGCGGCTCCCCACGGCGTGGAAGGTGGTCGGCGCGAAACCCGAGATCCCTGCGAGTCGTGCCGCCGAGACACCGCGTCCCGTCGCCTTGTGCGACTCGAAGGACCACGAGACCTGGTGCAGGCGGACCACCGGGCTGGGCTCGCCGACCGGCAGGTCGACCATGTGGACGGCGATCTGGGAGCCGAGCGAGGTCGCCTCCTCGTTCTCGTCGATCACGGAGACCGGTACGACGGCGCGGACCTGCCGCAGGCCGGAGAAGGACTCGGCGCGAGTCATCAGCCACGCGCGGAGGCCGCCCGCCACGATGGCGAGGACCGCATCGTTGATCGTCCCGCCGTGGACGGCCCGCACACGACGGAGGTCCTCCAGGCTGGTCTGGGCCGTGACGAAGCGACGCTGCTGCGAGAGCCGGCCGTTGATCGCCGTGGGCCGCTCCGGACGACGGCGGGTCACCGTCGCGGTCACCTTGCCGGCCCGCCGGGCTGAGCGGCGTGCCATGCGAGCCAACGCGAAGCCCCGCGAGCGGGCCGTGTCGACGATCGTGTCGGCGTCGGTGAGGGCGTCCTTGACGACGCCCATGAGCAGCCCGGGCGCGCTCGGCCGCCGCAGCGGCGGCAGCGGCGCCGTGTCGTCGTCGACGATCTCGACATCGGGCTTGAGGTCCAGCAGGAGCTGCCCGAGGTCGATCGTCTCGACCCCGTCGACGAGCGCCTGGTGCGCCTTGGCGAGGATGGCGAAACGCCCACCCTCGAGCCCTTCGATGACATACATCTCCCACAACGGCCGCGCACGGTCGAGCGGTCGCGCGACGATGCGGCCGACGAGGTCGCGCAGCTGCTCGGCAGAACCCGGTCGCGGCAGGGCGGAGAGCCGCACGTGGTACTCGAGGTCGAACGTCGGGTCGTCGACCCACATCGGGTTGGCGACTCGACCCGGCATGAACTGCACGACCTGCCGGTAGCGCGGCACGAAGGAGAGCCGGTCGGCGACGAGCGCCAGCAAGGCGTCGTACTGCAGGCCGTTCGGGCCGGGCTCGAAGACCTCGACGGTCGCGTTGTGTCGCGGCACGGTCGGTCGCTCCTCGGAGAGGAACGCGAGGTCCCGAGGTGTGAGGCGGTTCCCCATGACACCCCTCGCTTTCCGGGGCTCTTGGTCCCCTCTCAGACTCGCATGCGATTCTGGCAGAGTGTTGCGCCCGATCGTCGTCGTTCTCACCGCGCTCGTCGCGCTTCTCGGGCTGACGGCCTGCGGCTCGGCGTCCGACACCAGCTCCACCTCGACCCCGCTGCCGACGAAGAAGATCGCCATCAGCGTGCAGGGCACCACCATCACACCCAATGGCGACCGCGTCGACGTGAAGATCGGTCAGCCGGTCCAGTTCGTCGTCACCGCCGACTCCGCCGGCGAGATCCACGTCCACTCCGACCCGGAGAAGGAGCTGGAGTACACCAAGGGCACGACCACGCTCGACGTCGGCACCTTCGACCACGCCGGCATCATCGAGGTCGAGTCGCACGCCCTGGACAAGACGATCGTCCAGCTCCAGGTCCAGTGACCTTGGCCGCGGCCCTGCCGCAGATCGTCGGCGCGCTGCCGCTGCACGGGATCGGTGGCGCACGCGACCTCCCGATCCCGCGTGAGCTCGCGATCGCCGGAGCCGTCGCCGCCCTCGTGCTCTCGTTCTCCGTCCTCGCGCTGGCGTGGCGGACGCCGCGGTACGACGAGGCCCGCACCGGCCGCCCGGCCCCGATCGAGCTCGCCGCGCTCGTCGACTCCCGTGCCTGGCACGTCGTGTGGCGGGTCGTCGGGATGCTGCTCTTCCTGTACACGGCGATGGTCGCGATCTTCGGCAAGGACCTGCTCACCAACCCGCTGTTCGGCATCTTCTACGTGTGGTGGTGGGTCGCGCTCGTCCCGCTGTCGGTGCTCTTCGGCCCGGTGTGGAAGGCGATCAGTCCGGTCCGCACGATCAACGGCCTGCTCTCCCGTCTCTCCGGCAACGACCCGGAGCGGGGCCTCTACGCCTATCCCGAGAAGCTCGGCCACTGGCCCGCCGCGATCGGCCTCTTCGCCTTCGTGTGGATGGAGCTCGTCTACCCCTACTCCACCGAGCTGGGACCCGTCCGCCTCTGGTGTGCGGTGTACGTCGCCCTCATGCTGGTCGGCGGAGCCCTGTGGGGCAACGTCTTCTACGCGCGCGCCGATCCGTTCGAGGTCTACAGCTCACTCGCCGCGAAGCTGTCCGTCTGGGG of Nocardioides sp. Kera G14 contains these proteins:
- a CDS encoding WS/DGAT/MGAT family O-acyltransferase; translation: MGNRLTPRDLAFLSEERPTVPRHNATVEVFEPGPNGLQYDALLALVADRLSFVPRYRQVVQFMPGRVANPMWVDDPTFDLEYHVRLSALPRPGSAEQLRDLVGRIVARPLDRARPLWEMYVIEGLEGGRFAILAKAHQALVDGVETIDLGQLLLDLKPDVEIVDDDTAPLPPLRRPSAPGLLMGVVKDALTDADTIVDTARSRGFALARMARRSARRAGKVTATVTRRRPERPTAINGRLSQQRRFVTAQTSLEDLRRVRAVHGGTINDAVLAIVAGGLRAWLMTRAESFSGLRQVRAVVPVSVIDENEEATSLGSQIAVHMVDLPVGEPSPVVRLHQVSWSFESHKATGRGVSAARLAGISGFAPTTFHAVGSRAAASRPGESYNLVVTNVPGPQSPRYAAGARMVATFPVPPLTPGHALAIGVTSYDGTVFFGINTDRDLIPDAEILGQCFADAIDELVDTASGTRQRAPRGRRPKPTDPEEG
- a CDS encoding response regulator transcription factor, which encodes MAHTVLIVEDEEDIAFPLVRTLEREGYAVRWVDTGGSALEELTSRPTDVLILDLGLPDMDGLDVCRSARESGYDGAIMIVTARAGELDRVVGLDYGADDYLSKPFGLAELQARVRALLRRTASHASGAGLPEGALRIDVPARRVHAGDLEVSLTGKEFDVLAVLAGQRDKVVSRDRLMAEAWDKNWYGSTKTLDVTIGRLRQKLEAAGVTDKVVAVRGVGFRLEGGPQDA
- a CDS encoding DUF2505 domain-containing protein, yielding MPTSLSHSWTYAAPVADVRAMLFDPAFREAVCDAQHAVSRTVGINGDSIRVDYAQATAKLPGFAKKLVGETITIGQREGWKGDEAVVEILVPGKPGSAAGRLTLTPEGEGTRQSVDLQVVAKVPLVGGKVEAMIRDLLVKAWTKESQVGREWLAR
- a CDS encoding DUF6912 family protein yields the protein MRLYLPATLELLREWYAAGSLPSSALDEAYQAPDDSEEGEYAALMSAADASTALSGRGGRRVVVVLDDAVGDVPLQRWAAVHADTEDRGPDDDPDDDLGWFAIPEIPELL
- a CDS encoding Ku protein — protein: MRAIWKGAVSFGLVTVPVKLYSATESHDVSFRQVHAKDGGRIKYQRVCALDGEEVAYADIAKGYETEDGEMVILTESDLASLPSTSSREIAVQRFVPRDQVDPLLFEKSYYLEPDANALKSYGLLREALRDTDRVAVVTIALRQRTSIALLRVVDDVIVLQTLIWPDEVRNPDFNLSLEGVEVKEAEAKMAHVLVETLSGDFEPGEFEDDYAAAVRELVETKIEGGEITRPEVAAESSGEVVDLLAALQKSVAAAKAQRGEAAAG
- the ligD gene encoding non-homologous end-joining DNA ligase; protein product: MRVDVEGRALTLSNLDKVLYPRTSTTKGEVLDYYARAAPVLLPQLHGRAVTRVRWPDGVGSSSFFEKNIPSGAPSWIRRVRVRSNVFPVCEDLATLTWLANTAALELHVHQWRVTPEGDPLPADRIVIDLDPGEPAGLPEACQVALLVRELVTGLGLALHPVASGSKGLHLYIPLPAPVPDPSGVARQIAEQLQSAYPNRVISSMTKEKRGGKVFLDWSQNNPAKTTVAPWSLRGRDRPTVAAPLTWDEVEEGAEDPLAIEQPTISTALSRLDDHLSDF